A region from the Tahibacter amnicola genome encodes:
- a CDS encoding sensor histidine kinase, producing MQNRDYLQKHQYRGGCMGDSADHLHSGTPATVPAVADTAAAPDQSWSVAWHRGLKFRALAAGILLTAWIVAGIVIVMNREGKTHLEREAYRLIEQMGNTVVTGLDARLDEVSALTRSVATASQVLPKDEARFMADLPRLIDFGGDRGVAGGGFWPEPFRFTPDRERRSFFWGRDDKDQLNYFDDYNQPGPGYHNEEWYVPARFVRNDTCYWSQSYTDPYSFQPMVTCTVPVREGEALTGVTTIDMRLEGLANFAREWAQRTGGYIFLVDRYNRFITYADPTKVKRIGKNDKGDRTEEFILAAEYAKAEPGFAEAERALAAMNDELLALARKNAGDKIDAVAKQIDEASYQIDASQALLTAAVLTDPLKNQLTLDKGTLYRTTPLSTDPVLKQPSTLFLFHVPGPYWKLGVVKPVAETVAVADSITRLLIGYLLATILFAIVLAYWIFSRWMLGPIAKISGAVRRMGQLISERRHHELDDSRLEVKSRNEIGLLGAHINTLAHEIVTSEGKLAEANAMLERRVQERTEELSRTLTQLKNSQAQLVQSEKMASLGQMVAGIAHEINTPLGYVKNNILMGKELQQRFLELAEIAEKQAGSPAAVTADANVAKTIACAQEIRKDQVAEDTTQLATDALYGVEQISELVLNLRNFSRLDEAKVKDVSIHECIDSALNIARNQLKAKVEVIKDYADVPTISCSPSQINQIFINLFNNAAQAIETTGKILIKTSYSDGYVHIAVQDNGKGIPKEIISRIFEPFFTTKPVGHGTGLGLSITYQIVQQHNGHIRVASEPGRGTRFVISLPTQQRAQVAA from the coding sequence GTGCAAAACCGCGACTATTTACAAAAGCATCAATACAGGGGCGGATGTATGGGCGACAGCGCCGACCATCTTCATTCGGGCACGCCGGCCACGGTGCCGGCCGTTGCTGATACCGCGGCAGCACCGGACCAGTCCTGGTCGGTAGCCTGGCACCGGGGTCTGAAATTTCGTGCACTGGCCGCCGGCATCCTGCTGACGGCCTGGATCGTCGCGGGCATCGTCATCGTGATGAATCGCGAAGGCAAGACGCATCTGGAACGCGAGGCGTATCGCCTGATCGAACAGATGGGCAATACCGTGGTGACAGGGCTGGACGCACGCCTGGACGAGGTTTCGGCGCTGACGCGTTCGGTCGCGACCGCCAGCCAGGTGCTGCCCAAAGACGAAGCGCGTTTCATGGCCGACCTGCCGCGCCTGATCGACTTCGGCGGCGACCGCGGCGTTGCCGGCGGCGGTTTCTGGCCCGAGCCGTTCCGTTTCACACCCGATCGCGAACGACGCAGCTTCTTCTGGGGCCGTGACGACAAAGACCAGCTCAACTACTTCGACGACTACAACCAGCCGGGACCGGGCTATCACAACGAAGAGTGGTACGTACCGGCGCGCTTCGTGCGCAACGACACCTGCTACTGGAGCCAGTCCTACACCGATCCCTACTCCTTCCAGCCGATGGTGACCTGCACCGTGCCAGTGCGCGAAGGCGAAGCGCTGACGGGCGTCACCACGATCGACATGCGCCTGGAAGGCCTGGCCAATTTCGCACGCGAATGGGCCCAGCGCACTGGCGGCTATATCTTCCTGGTCGACCGCTACAACCGGTTCATCACCTACGCCGACCCCACCAAGGTCAAGCGCATCGGCAAGAACGACAAGGGCGATCGCACGGAGGAGTTCATTCTCGCCGCCGAGTACGCGAAGGCCGAGCCGGGCTTTGCCGAGGCCGAGCGCGCGCTGGCTGCGATGAACGATGAATTGCTGGCGCTGGCGCGCAAGAACGCCGGCGACAAGATCGACGCCGTGGCCAAGCAGATCGACGAGGCCAGCTACCAGATCGACGCTTCCCAGGCGCTCCTGACCGCTGCCGTGCTGACTGATCCGCTCAAGAACCAGCTCACCCTGGACAAGGGCACGCTCTATCGCACCACGCCGCTGTCGACCGACCCGGTGCTCAAGCAGCCTTCGACCCTGTTCCTCTTCCATGTGCCCGGCCCGTACTGGAAGCTGGGCGTGGTCAAGCCTGTTGCCGAAACGGTAGCCGTGGCCGATTCCATCACCCGGCTGCTGATCGGTTACCTGCTGGCGACCATCCTCTTCGCCATCGTGCTGGCGTACTGGATCTTCAGCCGCTGGATGCTCGGGCCGATCGCCAAGATTTCCGGCGCCGTGCGCCGCATGGGACAGCTGATCAGCGAACGCCGCCACCACGAACTGGATGACAGCCGCCTGGAGGTCAAGAGCCGCAACGAGATTGGCCTGCTCGGCGCACACATCAACACGCTGGCGCACGAGATCGTCACCTCCGAAGGCAAGCTGGCCGAAGCCAACGCGATGCTGGAACGGCGCGTGCAGGAACGTACCGAGGAACTCAGCCGCACGCTGACCCAGCTGAAGAATTCCCAGGCGCAGCTGGTGCAATCGGAGAAGATGGCTTCGCTCGGTCAGATGGTCGCGGGCATTGCGCACGAGATCAACACGCCACTGGGCTATGTGAAGAACAACATCCTGATGGGCAAGGAATTGCAGCAACGCTTCCTGGAGCTGGCCGAGATCGCCGAGAAACAGGCGGGCAGCCCGGCCGCCGTCACGGCGGATGCCAATGTTGCCAAGACCATTGCCTGTGCGCAGGAGATCCGCAAAGATCAGGTCGCCGAAGACACCACCCAGCTGGCCACCGACGCGCTCTACGGTGTGGAGCAGATCAGCGAGCTGGTGCTCAACCTGCGCAACTTCAGCCGACTGGATGAAGCCAAGGTCAAGGACGTAAGCATCCACGAATGCATCGACAGTGCCTTGAACATCGCCAGGAACCAGCTCAAGGCCAAGGTCGAGGTCATCAAGGATTACGCCGACGTCCCGACGATTTCCTGCTCACCGTCGCAGATCAACCAGATCTTCATCAATCTGTTCAACAACGCCGCGCAGGCCATCGAGACCACCGGCAAGATCCTGATCAAGACGAGCTATTCCGACGGCTACGTGCACATCGCCGTGCAGGACAACGGCAAGGGCATTCCCAAGGAAATCATCTCGCGTATCTTCGAGCCGTTCTTCACCACCAAGCCGGTCGGCCATGGCACGGGCCTGGGGCTGTCGATCACTTATCAGATCGTGCAGCAGCACAACGGGCACATCCGTGTGGCGTCCGAGCCCGGTCGCGGCACGCGGTTCGTCATCAGCCTGCCGACCCAGCAACGCGCGCAGGTGGCCGCATGA
- a CDS encoding HD-GYP domain-containing protein, with protein sequence MNLTARELRVSVRGLTPGMFVSRLDRPWIETDFPMEGVRLEAPDSVRKLQAICAFVYVDTALGKAPEPRYLTLEPEREAPAAVVRIARDRDELADARKNTWAIEREFKDELKDAAQAYNNLEKRFQEVMDDLRRVQYLDLERLKHGVSAMVASILRNPFAFVWLKEIKRRDSYAYQHALGCALWAASFGRHLGLDKSDLHELALGGLLCDVGKTRIPMDLLARQTSLSADEVQLIRRHVEHSLELVERTPGLSKKLVEMVATHHERHDGSGYPNGLSGSEIPLFGRIMGIVDSYDAMVCVRPYVPSNSPHKAVTDLYEHRGTLFQAELVEQFIQTCGIYPTGSLVELSSGEVGVVSAVHSLKRLRPTVMVLLDRNKTPLRQFRTLDLAVVDKDDRGQPLSVKCGLPSGAFGIKPRELFLD encoded by the coding sequence ATGAACCTCACTGCCAGAGAACTGCGGGTCAGCGTACGTGGCCTGACCCCGGGCATGTTCGTCAGCCGGCTCGACCGGCCCTGGATCGAGACGGATTTTCCCATGGAAGGCGTCCGGCTCGAAGCGCCCGATTCGGTCCGCAAGCTGCAGGCCATCTGCGCCTTCGTGTATGTCGATACGGCGCTGGGCAAGGCGCCGGAACCGCGCTACCTCACACTCGAACCCGAACGGGAAGCGCCTGCGGCGGTCGTGCGCATCGCACGCGATCGCGACGAGCTGGCCGACGCGCGCAAGAACACCTGGGCGATCGAGCGCGAATTCAAGGACGAGCTCAAGGACGCCGCCCAGGCCTACAACAACCTCGAAAAGCGCTTCCAGGAAGTGATGGACGACCTGCGTCGCGTTCAGTACCTGGACCTGGAACGCCTCAAGCACGGCGTTTCGGCGATGGTGGCATCCATCCTGCGCAATCCCTTTGCCTTTGTCTGGCTCAAGGAGATCAAGCGCCGGGACTCCTACGCCTACCAGCACGCCCTGGGCTGCGCGCTCTGGGCGGCGAGTTTTGGTCGTCACCTGGGACTGGACAAGAGCGATCTGCACGAGCTGGCGCTGGGCGGCCTGCTGTGTGACGTGGGCAAGACGCGCATTCCGATGGATCTGCTGGCGCGCCAGACGTCGCTGTCGGCCGACGAAGTGCAGCTGATCCGCCGTCATGTCGAACACAGCCTGGAATTGGTCGAGCGCACGCCGGGGCTGTCCAAGAAGCTCGTGGAAATGGTGGCGACGCACCACGAACGTCACGACGGCAGCGGTTATCCAAACGGCCTGAGCGGCAGCGAGATCCCGCTGTTCGGTCGCATCATGGGCATCGTCGACAGCTACGACGCCATGGTCTGCGTGCGGCCCTATGTTCCCAGCAATTCTCCGCACAAGGCGGTGACCGATCTGTACGAACACCGCGGAACCTTGTTCCAGGCCGAACTGGTCGAGCAGTTCATCCAGACCTGCGGCATCTATCCCACCGGCTCGCTGGTGGAACTGTCCAGTGGCGAAGTGGGCGTGGTCAGCGCCGTGCATAGCCTCAAGCGCCTGCGGCCGACGGTGATGGTCCTGCTCGACCGCAACAAGACGCCGTTGCGGCAGTTCCGCACGCTGGACCTGGCGGTGGTGGACAAGGACGACCGCGGCCAGCCGCTCAGCGTCAAGTGTGGCCTGCCGAGCGGCGCGTTCGGCATCAAGCCGCGGGAGCTGTTCCTGGATTGA
- a CDS encoding YiiX family permuted papain-like enzyme produces the protein MRGFLLVFSLLAAGCGRGEPSWRDGDLIFHTSRSAQSTAVQRATGSRYSHMGVIFLRQGKPYVFEAVSTVRDTPLKEWVARGAGGHYVVKRWRDADRRLDAKGVARLRAVAQTLRGKPYDLYFGWSDERIYCSELAWKLYERAFGVRLGELQKLGSFRLDDPAVKAKLRERYGTGVPRGEDVISPQAMFDSDALETVGEG, from the coding sequence ATGCGTGGATTCCTCCTGGTCTTCTCGCTGCTCGCGGCCGGTTGCGGCCGTGGCGAACCGTCATGGCGCGACGGCGACCTGATCTTCCACACGTCCCGTTCCGCCCAGAGCACTGCGGTCCAGCGCGCCACGGGATCGCGCTACAGCCACATGGGCGTGATCTTCCTGCGCCAGGGCAAACCCTACGTGTTCGAAGCCGTCTCCACCGTACGCGACACACCGCTCAAGGAATGGGTGGCGCGCGGTGCGGGCGGGCATTACGTGGTCAAGCGCTGGCGCGATGCGGATCGCCGCCTCGATGCCAAGGGTGTCGCGCGGCTGCGTGCCGTGGCACAGACGCTGCGCGGCAAGCCCTACGACCTGTACTTCGGCTGGTCGGATGAGCGCATCTACTGCTCCGAGCTGGCCTGGAAACTCTACGAGCGCGCGTTTGGCGTGCGACTGGGCGAGCTGCAGAAGCTCGGCAGCTTCCGGCTGGATGATCCGGCGGTGAAGGCGAAACTGCGCGAACGCTATGGCACCGGCGTGCCGCGCGGGGAGGACGTGATCTCGCCGCAGGCAATGTTTGACAGCGATGCGCTGGAGACCGTCGGGGAAGGGTAG
- a CDS encoding class I SAM-dependent methyltransferase — translation MTFKDHFSTQAAIYREARPHYDPALFAWLAGLSPGAQLAWDAGCGNGQASVALAAHFRRVYASDPSAAQITAAEPAAGVEYHVERAEDCALPDHSTDLVTVAQALHWFDLARFHDQVRRVLRPGGVIAQWCYGDCTIDSAVDTVKHRLYETILGDYWPPERRLVETGYASLDFPFTRREAPDFALRAEWNLAQFLAYLRSWSATQRYIAARGEDPVSLVEPDFARTWGDAQAIRPIQWQLTVRVGRV, via the coding sequence ATGACGTTCAAGGATCATTTCTCGACCCAGGCTGCTATCTATCGCGAAGCACGTCCGCACTACGACCCGGCGCTTTTTGCCTGGCTGGCGGGTCTGTCGCCCGGTGCGCAGCTGGCCTGGGATGCCGGTTGCGGCAACGGCCAGGCCAGTGTCGCGCTGGCTGCCCACTTCCGGCGCGTGTACGCCAGCGACCCCAGCGCCGCGCAGATCACGGCGGCCGAACCCGCAGCCGGCGTCGAATACCACGTCGAACGGGCCGAAGACTGCGCCCTCCCCGATCACAGCACCGACCTGGTGACGGTCGCCCAGGCCCTGCACTGGTTCGATCTGGCGCGCTTCCACGATCAGGTGCGCCGCGTGCTGCGTCCTGGTGGCGTCATCGCCCAGTGGTGTTACGGCGACTGCACCATCGACAGCGCGGTCGACACCGTCAAGCACCGGCTCTACGAGACGATCCTGGGCGATTACTGGCCGCCGGAGCGGCGCCTGGTGGAAACTGGCTATGCCAGTCTCGATTTCCCGTTCACGCGACGCGAGGCACCCGATTTCGCGCTGCGTGCCGAATGGAATCTCGCTCAGTTCCTCGCGTACCTGCGCTCCTGGTCGGCCACCCAGCGCTATATCGCGGCCCGCGGCGAGGATCCGGTGTCGCTGGTCGAGCCGGACTTTGCACGCACATGGGGCGACGCACAGGCGATACGCCCGATCCAGTGGCAGCTGACGGTGCGCGTAGGTCGCGTCTGA
- a CDS encoding pseudouridine synthase, with the protein MLIAFNKPYGVLCQFTDRSDPPRATLADYIDRPGVYAAGRLDYDSEGLLLLTDEGPLAHRLTDPRHKLPKTYLVQVEGIVTEEALEHLRRGVALNDGRTLPAQARALPAPPALWPRDPPVRFRKQVPDAWLELTITEGRNRQVRRMTAAVGLPTLRLVRQRVGDYALDTLLPGQWRQEHAAVPDTPRAVPPRNRRRR; encoded by the coding sequence ATGCTGATCGCCTTCAACAAGCCCTACGGCGTGCTGTGTCAGTTCACCGACCGCAGCGATCCGCCGCGCGCCACGCTGGCCGACTACATCGACCGGCCGGGTGTCTACGCCGCCGGCCGCCTCGACTACGACTCCGAAGGCCTGTTGCTGCTGACCGACGAAGGCCCACTGGCACACCGGCTGACCGACCCGCGCCACAAGCTGCCCAAGACCTATCTGGTCCAGGTGGAAGGCATCGTTACCGAAGAGGCATTGGAGCACCTGCGCCGCGGCGTGGCGCTCAATGACGGCCGCACGCTTCCTGCGCAGGCGCGCGCGCTGCCCGCGCCACCGGCTCTGTGGCCGCGCGATCCACCGGTCCGCTTCCGCAAACAGGTACCGGACGCCTGGCTCGAACTGACCATCACCGAGGGCCGCAATCGCCAGGTCCGCCGCATGACCGCGGCCGTCGGGCTGCCCACCTTGCGCCTGGTCCGCCAGCGCGTGGGCGACTACGCCCTGGATACGCTGCTACCCGGTCAATGGCGCCAGGAGCACGCGGCAGTACCCGATACACCGCGGGCAGTGCCGCCGCGCAACCGGCGTCGCCGGTGA
- a CDS encoding DUF1287 domain-containing protein, with protein sequence MIRIVAGAILALASAPALAATARFPDTLITAATAQIGVTLAYDPQYRKLAYPMGDVPIDRGVCTDVVIRAYRALGVDLQQRVHEDMRTHWNAYPKLWGLRGTDRNIDHRRVPNLAVFFRRHGRELRVSQTDASTYKPGDIVTWRLASGVPHIGIVSGESVHGRPLVIHNIGAGTQSEDVLFAYEVTGHYRYEPEAQQSLRRGSR encoded by the coding sequence ATGATCCGTATTGTCGCCGGCGCGATCCTCGCGCTGGCATCGGCGCCAGCCCTCGCCGCTACCGCGCGCTTTCCCGACACCCTCATCACGGCGGCTACGGCCCAGATCGGCGTGACGCTCGCCTACGATCCGCAGTACCGAAAGCTCGCCTACCCCATGGGTGATGTCCCTATCGATCGCGGCGTGTGCACCGACGTGGTGATCCGTGCGTATCGCGCGCTCGGCGTCGATCTGCAGCAGCGCGTCCACGAGGACATGCGCACCCACTGGAATGCCTATCCCAAGCTCTGGGGATTACGCGGCACCGACCGCAACATCGACCACCGCCGCGTACCGAACCTCGCCGTGTTTTTCCGGCGCCACGGCCGCGAACTGCGCGTTTCGCAGACCGATGCCTCGACCTACAAGCCCGGCGACATCGTCACCTGGCGCCTGGCCAGCGGCGTACCCCATATCGGCATCGTTTCCGGCGAGTCGGTCCACGGCCGCCCGCTGGTGATCCACAACATCGGCGCCGGAACGCAGAGCGAGGATGTGTTGTTTGCGTACGAGGTGACGGGGCACTACCGGTACGAGCCGGAAGCGCAGCAAAGCCTGCGTAGAGGAAGCCGCTGA
- a CDS encoding alpha/beta hydrolase has translation MSLSRKVLALLALPLVAYVIYLAFLYAMQRSMLFPIATAERYPYRGTLTPNAELVEAPVSFGKMRGVFLRGPQEKAPVVIYCHGNGEIVDYHLTTFQFVQALGVHVFLLELPGYAGADGEPTLASIREVVVTAYDWLIKQPLVDPARVIAMGTSIGGAPAAELSHHRAVRALVVLSTFTSVADLAGGYYVPAWFVRDPFDTAQRLREFVGPVFIAHGRFDEMIPFAHGQMLARSARQSHFQAYDCGHNDCPYREPQFAAVLGEFLRTHGILGATTMAGTP, from the coding sequence ATGTCGCTTTCTAGAAAAGTGCTCGCGCTCCTCGCCCTTCCCCTTGTGGCGTACGTCATTTACCTGGCCTTCCTGTACGCGATGCAGCGCTCGATGCTGTTTCCGATCGCCACGGCCGAACGGTACCCCTATCGCGGAACGCTGACCCCCAACGCGGAACTGGTGGAAGCACCGGTGTCCTTCGGCAAGATGCGCGGCGTGTTCCTGCGCGGACCGCAGGAAAAGGCGCCCGTCGTGATCTACTGCCACGGCAACGGCGAGATCGTCGACTACCACCTGACAACCTTCCAGTTCGTGCAGGCACTGGGCGTGCATGTGTTCCTGCTCGAATTGCCCGGCTATGCCGGTGCCGACGGGGAGCCGACGCTCGCCAGCATCCGCGAAGTGGTGGTCACCGCCTACGACTGGCTGATCAAGCAGCCACTGGTCGATCCGGCGCGCGTGATCGCGATGGGCACGTCGATCGGCGGCGCGCCCGCAGCGGAACTGTCGCACCACCGTGCGGTGCGCGCGCTGGTCGTCCTGTCCACGTTCACGTCGGTGGCAGACCTGGCCGGCGGGTACTACGTGCCGGCCTGGTTCGTGCGCGATCCCTTCGATACCGCGCAACGCCTGCGCGAGTTCGTGGGCCCCGTCTTCATCGCCCACGGGCGCTTCGACGAGATGATTCCGTTCGCGCACGGACAGATGCTCGCCCGCTCCGCGCGGCAGTCGCATTTCCAGGCCTACGACTGTGGCCACAATGACTGCCCGTACCGTGAACCCCAGTTTGCGGCCGTCCTGGGCGAATTCCTGCGCACGCATGGCATCCTGGGCGCAACCACCATGGCAGGTACTCCATGA
- a CDS encoding putative bifunctional diguanylate cyclase/phosphodiesterase gives MPHVLDPVTGIPDRHDFMATLQRAVGTANEMHTSLALLVVDIDGFAKINRASGYSAGDRVLRHLAQQLRQVARDTDYVARLGGDRMALILPAIMNQGHAELAIQKLFRLLDLPFSWQAVRFKISVTVGAAICPQHASHPEHLLRQAEKAIDTARSLGQRSAFPPDVGVDEGLSAFWDMEIELFGAVERGEMAMYYQPKVRLPDLRPIGAEALMRWFNRARGAVSPSVFAPIAEQTGQIKPLTIWALNTVLRQASAWKHPWGNLSVSVNVPAELVVQHDLPELVESALRLWGNGHIQLILEITERSLVADPKQSFRILSQVRDLGVKVSIDDFGTGYSCLAYFKDLPVDELKVDQSFVSRLLSDTASADITSLIVELAHQFGLCVVAEGVEDVATLDALCARRCDIAQGFLFGKGMPVDAFEHWLTVPAMTLERHA, from the coding sequence ATGCCCCACGTCCTCGACCCAGTGACCGGCATACCGGATCGCCACGACTTCATGGCGACGCTGCAGCGGGCCGTCGGCACGGCCAACGAGATGCACACCTCGCTCGCCCTGCTGGTGGTCGATATCGATGGCTTTGCCAAGATCAATCGCGCCAGCGGCTATTCGGCAGGCGATCGCGTGCTGCGGCACCTGGCGCAGCAGCTCAGGCAGGTGGCGCGCGATACGGACTACGTGGCGCGGCTGGGTGGCGACCGCATGGCGTTGATCCTGCCGGCCATCATGAACCAGGGGCATGCGGAACTGGCGATCCAGAAGCTGTTCCGCCTGCTCGACCTGCCATTCAGCTGGCAGGCTGTGCGCTTCAAGATCAGCGTGACCGTCGGCGCGGCGATCTGTCCGCAGCACGCCAGCCATCCCGAACATCTGCTGCGCCAGGCCGAGAAGGCGATCGACACGGCGCGCAGTCTCGGACAGCGCAGCGCCTTTCCGCCTGACGTGGGCGTCGACGAGGGCCTGTCGGCGTTCTGGGACATGGAGATCGAACTGTTCGGTGCGGTCGAACGCGGCGAGATGGCGATGTATTACCAGCCCAAGGTGCGCCTGCCCGATCTGCGACCGATCGGCGCCGAGGCGCTGATGCGCTGGTTCAATCGCGCGCGCGGCGCGGTGTCGCCGTCCGTGTTCGCGCCGATCGCCGAGCAGACGGGCCAGATCAAGCCGCTGACCATCTGGGCCCTGAACACCGTGTTGCGCCAGGCCAGCGCCTGGAAACACCCCTGGGGAAACCTGTCGGTGTCGGTCAACGTGCCGGCCGAACTGGTGGTGCAGCATGATCTGCCGGAGCTGGTGGAAAGTGCGCTGCGCCTATGGGGCAACGGACACATCCAGCTGATCCTCGAGATCACCGAGCGCTCCCTGGTCGCCGATCCGAAGCAGAGCTTCCGGATCCTCTCCCAGGTGCGCGACCTCGGTGTAAAGGTGTCGATCGACGATTTCGGCACCGGCTATTCCTGCCTGGCGTATTTCAAGGACCTGCCGGTGGATGAGCTCAAGGTGGACCAGTCCTTCGTCTCGCGCCTGCTGTCGGATACGGCCAGTGCGGACATCACCTCCCTGATCGTGGAGCTGGCGCACCAGTTCGGCTTGTGCGTGGTGGCCGAAGGCGTGGAGGACGTGGCCACGCTCGACGCCCTGTGCGCGCGCCGCTGCGATATCGCACAGGGATTCCTGTTCGGAAAAGGCATGCCGGTTGATGCATTCGAACACTGGCTCACGGTGCCCGCGATGACACTGGAGCGCCATGCCTGA
- a CDS encoding class I SAM-dependent methyltransferase gives MHKLALALTISLTLAACGGQGESPKPVAPAAPAAPAAKPVDQPATPTPPQAAGASLDARLDTVLAGSWRSAENKARDAHRHPKETLAFFGLQPGMTVIELTPGGGWYTEILAPLVKGNGKLVAAVLDPATAASEKGKAYHTKSLDNFRAKLAQDGERYADVEVRPFALTTPSFGAPGSADMVLTFRNVHNFMMWNNDAAMFKAAFDVLKPGGVLGVTDHRAAAGADLAKIKDSGYIPEEYVIKLATDAGFTLEGKSEINANPKDTKDYPGGVWSLPPTLDQGDKDREKYVAIGESDRMTLKFVKPAAAGDKVFQASDSAR, from the coding sequence ATGCACAAGCTCGCGTTGGCATTGACCATTTCGCTCACCCTGGCCGCCTGCGGCGGCCAGGGCGAATCGCCCAAGCCGGTCGCACCGGCTGCACCGGCTGCACCCGCTGCCAAGCCGGTCGACCAGCCCGCCACCCCCACCCCGCCGCAGGCGGCCGGCGCGTCGCTCGATGCGCGCCTGGATACCGTACTCGCCGGCAGCTGGCGTTCGGCCGAGAACAAGGCACGCGACGCGCATCGCCATCCCAAGGAGACGCTCGCCTTCTTCGGCCTGCAGCCGGGGATGACGGTGATCGAGCTCACGCCAGGCGGCGGCTGGTACACGGAAATTCTCGCGCCGCTGGTCAAGGGCAACGGCAAGCTCGTGGCGGCCGTGCTCGACCCCGCCACGGCGGCTAGCGAGAAAGGCAAGGCCTACCACACCAAGTCGCTCGACAACTTCCGCGCCAAGCTGGCGCAGGACGGCGAGCGCTACGCCGATGTCGAGGTGCGTCCGTTCGCCCTGACGACGCCAAGCTTTGGCGCGCCGGGAAGCGCCGACATGGTGCTGACGTTCCGCAACGTTCACAATTTCATGATGTGGAACAATGACGCGGCCATGTTCAAGGCGGCGTTCGACGTCCTCAAGCCCGGCGGCGTGCTCGGCGTGACCGACCACCGCGCGGCAGCCGGTGCGGACCTGGCCAAGATCAAGGACTCGGGCTACATCCCCGAGGAATACGTGATCAAGCTCGCCACCGACGCCGGTTTCACGCTCGAGGGCAAGAGCGAGATCAACGCCAACCCGAAGGACACGAAGGACTACCCCGGCGGCGTCTGGTCGCTGCCGCCAACCCTCGACCAGGGCGACAAGGACCGCGAGAAGTACGTCGCCATCGGCGAGTCGGATCGCATGACGCTCAAGTTCGTCAAGCCCGCCGCGGCCGGTGACAAGGTGTTCCAGGCCAGCGATTCCGCGCGCTGA